One window of the Cyanobium sp. AMD-g genome contains the following:
- a CDS encoding MarC family protein — translation MSLINTAVGLLAISSPIGLLPVVVQAGRGNPVRIRRISRLAVLTFLCALIAACWWGQALLDLFGITLEAFRVAGGLILLPIGLRLIDGREVSHGSLDGTEDSAGVVPIGLPLLAGPGAISLVVADAPSAWQGKVALSAVIGLLAIVIYLLLIASMPLRQALGELQEKVISRLMGLLLSAIAVQMLVSGLRGCFPVLA, via the coding sequence ATGTCCCTGATCAATACGGCCGTCGGCCTGCTGGCGATCAGCTCGCCCATCGGTCTGCTGCCGGTGGTGGTGCAGGCGGGTCGGGGCAATCCCGTCCGCATCCGACGGATCAGCCGCCTGGCGGTGCTCACCTTTCTCTGTGCCCTGATCGCCGCCTGCTGGTGGGGTCAGGCCCTGCTCGACCTGTTCGGCATCACCCTGGAGGCGTTCCGGGTGGCCGGCGGGCTGATCCTGCTGCCCATCGGCCTGCGCCTGATCGATGGGCGCGAAGTGAGCCATGGCTCCCTCGACGGCACCGAAGACAGCGCCGGCGTGGTGCCGATCGGCCTGCCCCTGCTGGCGGGCCCCGGCGCCATCTCCCTGGTGGTGGCCGATGCCCCGTCGGCCTGGCAGGGAAAGGTGGCCCTGAGCGCCGTGATCGGCCTGCTGGCCATCGTCATCTATCTGCTGCTGATCGCTTCGATGCCCCTGCGCCAGGCCCTCGGGGAGCTGCAGGAGAAGGTGATCAGCCGGCTGATGGGTCTGCTGTTGAGTGCCATCGCCGTCCAGATGCTCGTCAGTGGCCTGAGGGGATGTTTTCCTGTGCTGGCCTGA
- a CDS encoding FitA-like ribbon-helix-helix domain-containing protein: MADLLIRDVDDTIVRALRHRAIVHGRSEEAEHRAMLASALLFTPCRSLAEHLSALPLVGWDGDFAREPGSNGVTDPCGEGACT; this comes from the coding sequence ATGGCCGACCTGCTGATCAGGGATGTCGACGACACCATCGTTCGCGCCTTACGGCATCGGGCCATTGTTCATGGGCGCAGCGAGGAGGCCGAGCACCGGGCGATGCTGGCGTCCGCGCTGCTGTTCACGCCCTGCCGCAGCCTGGCGGAACACCTCAGTGCCCTGCCGCTGGTGGGATGGGATGGGGACTTTGCGCGTGAGCCTGGATCGAACGGTGTCACTGACCCCTGCGGTGAGGGGGCATGTACCTGA
- a CDS encoding alpha/beta hydrolase: protein MSPRSPHPPPVRAWGGTGLAALLTLAAPSARAAEQVVFVSGAFRRSIPVADLERLARTGEAVGLLGDALRLGGKDPAEVGKLLNHRVTLPLVLTTRLLSTGFGETALEKLAVIIYPLKAPGVGMVALRSATILGIEAGSGSLSAVGFLRAYPNEDVAINLPALQSALQGLSGMGNVVKEFLESDLGANLERVKPPGAPAQP, encoded by the coding sequence ATGTCGCCCCGGTCCCCCCATCCGCCACCAGTCCGTGCCTGGGGCGGAACCGGGCTGGCCGCCCTGCTGACCCTGGCGGCCCCGTCGGCCCGGGCGGCCGAGCAGGTGGTGTTCGTCAGCGGAGCCTTCCGCCGTTCGATCCCCGTCGCCGACCTGGAGCGGCTGGCCCGCACGGGCGAGGCCGTGGGCCTGCTGGGGGATGCCCTGCGCCTGGGCGGCAAGGACCCCGCCGAGGTCGGCAAGCTGCTGAACCACCGGGTGACGCTGCCGCTGGTGCTGACCACACGGCTGTTGAGCACCGGCTTCGGGGAAACGGCCCTGGAGAAACTGGCCGTGATCATTTACCCCCTCAAGGCTCCCGGGGTGGGGATGGTCGCCCTGCGTTCAGCGACGATCCTGGGAATCGAGGCCGGCTCGGGCAGCCTGTCGGCCGTGGGGTTCCTGCGGGCCTATCCCAACGAGGACGTGGCGATCAACCTGCCGGCGCTGCAGTCGGCCCTGCAGGGGCTCAGCGGCATGGGCAACGTCGTCAAGGAATTTCTCGAATCAGACCTCGGCGCCAACCTCGAGCGGGTGAAGCCTCCCGGGGCGCCGGCCCAGCCCTGA
- a CDS encoding lysophospholipid acyltransferase family protein, whose protein sequence is MPVSRQAALHRWQRRDPQLIQRLMPFWGWLYHHYFRVVSDGWEHIPATDPVLFVGTHNGGLAAPDMHMVMYDWFRRFGLERRVLGLAHPKVWLGYPPLADLASRTGAIPYHPRLALAALEEGHSLLVYPGGGQDTFRPHRDRGRIHFAGRTGFLRLAIWHDLPIVPVISWGAHDTLVVLEDFYPQFRALHERGMPWLFGIDPEVMPLYLGLPWGLALGPLLNLPLPVRIRTRVCPPIRFERSGHAASRDRAYVQQCYRQVTHTMQQALDRLAVEAQR, encoded by the coding sequence ATGCCCGTGTCCCGCCAGGCCGCGCTGCACCGCTGGCAACGCCGGGATCCGCAGTTGATCCAGCGGCTGATGCCCTTCTGGGGCTGGCTCTACCACCACTACTTCCGCGTCGTTTCTGATGGCTGGGAGCACATCCCCGCCACGGACCCCGTGCTGTTCGTGGGCACCCACAACGGCGGCCTGGCGGCGCCCGACATGCACATGGTGATGTACGACTGGTTCCGCCGTTTTGGCCTGGAGCGCCGGGTGCTGGGGCTGGCCCACCCCAAGGTGTGGCTGGGCTATCCGCCGCTGGCGGATCTGGCCTCCCGCACAGGCGCCATTCCTTACCATCCGCGCCTGGCCCTGGCGGCGCTGGAGGAGGGCCACAGCCTGCTGGTGTATCCCGGTGGCGGTCAGGACACTTTCCGTCCCCACCGGGACCGGGGCCGTATCCACTTCGCCGGCCGCACCGGCTTCCTGCGCCTGGCGATCTGGCACGACCTGCCGATCGTTCCTGTGATCTCCTGGGGCGCCCACGACACCCTGGTGGTGCTCGAAGACTTCTATCCCCAGTTCCGGGCCCTGCACGAGCGGGGCATGCCCTGGCTGTTCGGCATCGATCCCGAGGTGATGCCCCTCTACCTGGGCCTCCCCTGGGGCCTGGCCCTCGGACCCCTGCTCAACCTTCCCCTGCCGGTGCGGATCCGCACGCGGGTGTGCCCGCCGATCCGTTTCGAACGCAGCGGCCATGCCGCCAGCCGCGACCGGGCCTATGTGCAGCAGTGCTACCGGCAGGTGACGCACACCATGCAGCAGGCCCTGGATCGGCTGGCCGTCGAGGCTCAGCGGTAA
- a CDS encoding dienelactone hydrolase, with translation MTQASPSLVPAALALATSLAVPSPALALEQIELKLPLLDTTFSIRLAELRDPRSLLAGNSDLAELDQATQGAIGQRMVELFNAPLPLQTLDVARQVVPSPLAQQALLLLSSLGGVDGLPADVSSETVLQVLDRASVQGDLTMLGLLQAIPGRTATVDVGKGVFLLQRMNSQLRTATRLLEGQTPATAEPALAGPGALAVRRDTLNLPVTYRPLPLEVVVIRPSQQASGRLVAISHGLWDGPESFEGWGRHLASHGYTVLLPRHPGSDRTQQQAMLSGKVPPPGPAELRLRPLDISALLNAAAAGQLGLPPGVDTRSVVVLGQSWGATTALQLAGARPRSQQLQKRCNDLQDPQRNLSWVLQCSFLGATDQAALADPRVRAVVAVSPPMALLFDAEAAPVFQGRVLLVSGSRDWVVPPGPEAIAPMARIARLGKQGHRLVLAGGGDHFNMGSTYDQGGGPLRGLLLGWVNGAFAAGPGVAPGVGAPELLPPNGWGDGVLSLSDVSGRLPSWNP, from the coding sequence TTGACACAGGCTTCTCCATCCCTGGTCCCGGCGGCCCTCGCCCTGGCCACCAGCCTCGCCGTTCCCTCTCCGGCGCTGGCCCTCGAGCAGATCGAGCTGAAGCTGCCCCTGCTGGACACCACCTTCTCCATCCGTCTGGCCGAGCTTCGCGATCCCCGCAGCCTGCTGGCCGGCAACAGCGACCTGGCCGAACTCGACCAGGCCACCCAGGGTGCCATCGGGCAACGGATGGTGGAACTGTTCAACGCCCCCCTGCCCCTGCAGACCCTGGATGTGGCCCGCCAGGTGGTCCCCTCACCCCTGGCCCAGCAGGCGCTGCTGTTGCTCTCCTCCCTCGGTGGCGTCGACGGGCTGCCCGCCGATGTGTCGAGTGAGACCGTGCTGCAGGTCCTCGACCGGGCCTCTGTCCAAGGGGACCTGACGATGCTGGGGTTGCTCCAGGCCATCCCCGGCCGCACGGCCACCGTGGATGTCGGCAAGGGCGTGTTTCTGCTCCAGCGGATGAACAGCCAGCTGCGGACCGCCACTCGGCTGCTGGAAGGCCAGACGCCGGCGACAGCGGAACCCGCCCTGGCGGGACCGGGTGCGCTTGCCGTACGGCGGGACACCCTGAACCTGCCGGTGACCTACCGGCCCCTGCCCCTGGAGGTGGTGGTGATCCGTCCCTCCCAGCAGGCCTCCGGTCGGCTGGTGGCGATCTCCCACGGGCTCTGGGATGGGCCGGAGAGCTTCGAGGGCTGGGGGCGGCACCTGGCCAGCCACGGCTACACCGTGCTGCTGCCCCGCCATCCAGGCAGCGACCGGACCCAGCAGCAGGCCATGCTCTCGGGCAAGGTGCCTCCGCCCGGTCCGGCGGAACTGCGCCTGCGGCCCCTCGACATCTCCGCCCTGCTCAATGCGGCGGCGGCGGGGCAGCTGGGGCTGCCGCCTGGGGTGGACACCCGTTCGGTGGTGGTGCTGGGCCAGTCCTGGGGGGCCACGACCGCTCTCCAACTCGCAGGCGCCCGTCCCCGCTCCCAGCAACTGCAGAAGCGCTGCAACGATCTGCAGGACCCCCAGCGCAACCTCAGCTGGGTGTTGCAGTGCAGCTTTCTCGGTGCCACCGATCAGGCGGCCCTGGCCGACCCGCGGGTGAGGGCGGTGGTGGCGGTGAGTCCGCCGATGGCGCTCCTGTTCGATGCCGAGGCCGCCCCTGTCTTCCAGGGTCGGGTGCTGCTGGTGAGCGGCAGCCGCGACTGGGTGGTGCCACCCGGCCCTGAAGCCATCGCACCGATGGCCCGCATCGCCCGTCTGGGGAAGCAGGGCCATCGGCTGGTGCTGGCGGGCGGCGGCGATCACTTCAACATGGGCTCCACCTACGACCAGGGCGGAGGGCCCCTGCGGGGTCTGCTGCTGGGCTGGGTGAACGGAGCCTTCGCGGCGGGTCCCGGGGTCGCCCCAGGCGTGGGGGCCCCAGAGCTGCTACCCCCGAATGGCTGGGGGGATGGCGTTCTGTCCCTCAGCGACGTCAGCGGCCGGCTGCCGAGTTGGAACCCCTGA
- a CDS encoding Crp/Fnr family transcriptional regulator, whose product MTIAMPARPLRLTLRSDDHLPPDISWRIDDGYIRANTWNVEGESITLGIWGPGDLITPTGCGVTPYELVSLARVSVEEHHPSESDVLDFLRDQITQTTQLLQIHRIRPAETRLLRLLHWIGGRFGRISSSGTTLSLEDMNLTHRHLADIAGMTRVTVTKALTRFRSQGLVVRVSEADLLVPRTDALGPLSTSPAPFSGASLPFPRTLSQEPPAHRKAGFHTP is encoded by the coding sequence ATGACGATCGCCATGCCCGCCCGTCCGCTGCGCCTGACCCTTCGCTCCGATGATCATCTGCCGCCGGATATCAGCTGGCGCATCGATGATGGCTACATCCGCGCCAACACCTGGAATGTGGAAGGTGAATCCATCACCCTCGGAATCTGGGGCCCAGGCGATCTGATCACCCCCACGGGTTGTGGCGTCACCCCCTACGAGCTCGTCTCCCTCGCCCGGGTGTCGGTGGAAGAGCACCATCCCAGCGAGAGCGACGTCCTCGATTTCCTCCGCGATCAGATCACCCAGACCACCCAGCTGCTGCAGATCCACCGCATCAGGCCCGCGGAGACACGCCTTCTGCGTCTGCTGCACTGGATCGGCGGCCGCTTCGGGCGGATCAGCAGCAGTGGCACCACCCTCTCCCTCGAGGACATGAACCTGACCCACCGTCACCTGGCCGACATCGCCGGCATGACCAGGGTCACGGTCACCAAGGCACTGACGCGCTTCCGCAGTCAGGGATTGGTGGTGCGAGTCAGTGAGGCCGATCTGCTGGTGCCACGCACTGACGCCCTCGGTCCACTGAGCACCAGCCCCGCCCCCTTCAGCGGCGCTTCCCTCCCCTTCCCGAGAACACTGAGCCAGGAGCCTCCTGCCCACAGGAAAGCCGGCTTTCATACCCCCTGA
- a CDS encoding superoxide dismutase, translating into MFRLLRASCLAALLSLAVFVAAPGPALATFVLPPLPYPADALAPAIEPTTMTIHHDRHHGAYVANLNARIADHPELEGMALEDLQGQISRYPAAVRNNGGGHYNHSLFWQVMAPTGQGGAPSAELGAAITAAFGSPEALQQRFARAAADRFGSGWAWLIRRPDGSLAITSTANQDNPLMDLPGIERGVPLLGLDVWEHAYYLDYQNRRPDYIAAWWSLVNWNEVNRRFAAGGGPTSASES; encoded by the coding sequence ATGTTCCGGCTTCTCCGGGCCAGCTGCCTGGCCGCCCTTCTCTCTCTGGCGGTGTTCGTGGCCGCTCCGGGGCCGGCGCTGGCCACCTTCGTGCTGCCGCCGCTGCCCTACCCGGCCGATGCCCTGGCTCCGGCGATCGAGCCCACCACGATGACGATCCACCACGACCGCCATCACGGCGCCTACGTCGCCAACCTCAACGCCCGGATCGCCGACCACCCCGAGCTGGAGGGCATGGCTCTCGAGGACCTGCAGGGCCAGATCTCCCGCTACCCGGCCGCGGTGCGCAACAACGGCGGCGGCCACTACAACCATTCCCTCTTCTGGCAGGTGATGGCGCCCACGGGCCAGGGCGGTGCCCCTTCGGCGGAGCTGGGGGCGGCGATCACCGCGGCCTTCGGCTCGCCCGAAGCCCTGCAGCAGCGCTTCGCCCGGGCGGCGGCCGATCGTTTCGGTTCGGGATGGGCCTGGCTGATCCGGCGACCCGACGGCAGCCTGGCGATCACCAGCACCGCCAACCAGGACAACCCGCTGATGGATCTGCCGGGCATCGAGCGGGGCGTTCCCCTGCTGGGTCTGGATGTGTGGGAGCACGCCTATTACCTCGACTACCAGAACCGCCGGCCGGACTACATCGCCGCCTGGTGGTCGCTGGTGAACTGGAACGAGGTGAACCGGCGCTTCGCCGCTGGCGGCGGGCCGACATCCGCGAGTGAATCCTGA
- a CDS encoding BCAM0308 family protein gives MEAGHRSDPYREVGQPAQPTVCPDCGATVHGGRWTWQPAETGAKTHRCPACRRIHDRVPAGELTLKGPFLAAHDEEILQLLHHTEARFRDEHPLERRMTLQRDPDHGRMVVTFTGTHITHGVAAALLDAFGGTMAADWPEGGAPLRVRWSR, from the coding sequence ATGGAAGCCGGACACCGGTCCGATCCCTACCGGGAGGTGGGCCAGCCGGCGCAGCCCACCGTCTGTCCTGACTGCGGCGCGACGGTTCATGGGGGGCGCTGGACCTGGCAACCGGCCGAGACGGGAGCGAAGACCCACCGCTGCCCGGCCTGCCGGCGCATCCACGACCGGGTGCCGGCCGGAGAGCTCACCCTCAAGGGACCTTTCCTGGCCGCCCACGACGAGGAGATCCTGCAACTGCTGCATCACACCGAGGCGCGCTTCCGCGACGAGCACCCCCTCGAGCGCCGGATGACGCTGCAGCGGGATCCGGACCATGGCCGGATGGTGGTGACCTTCACCGGCACCCACATCACCCATGGGGTGGCCGCCGCCCTGCTGGATGCCTTCGGCGGGACGATGGCGGCGGATTGGCCGGAGGGAGGGGCGCCGCTCCGGGTCCGCTGGAGCCGGTGA
- a CDS encoding cupin domain-containing protein produces MAASRTALSRTVELVPVQRTLKGDALFSAPRTSDETLIAEIARGDAFELFCHRFQTDQLLVLRGAIDLVVLQNRQLRRIPLREDEATWVCIPPGVPHGAINRGRIPALLVNAVLRHGPSDPRDYEPHPVPPRFLSQWRRLAVA; encoded by the coding sequence ATGGCCGCGTCCCGAACCGCCCTGTCCCGAACCGTCGAGCTCGTCCCCGTCCAGCGCACGCTCAAAGGGGACGCCCTCTTCTCCGCGCCCCGCACCAGCGACGAAACCCTGATCGCCGAGATCGCCAGGGGCGACGCCTTCGAGCTCTTCTGCCACCGCTTCCAGACCGATCAGCTGTTGGTGCTGCGGGGGGCGATCGACCTTGTCGTGCTGCAGAACCGCCAGCTGCGCCGCATCCCCCTGCGGGAGGACGAGGCCACCTGGGTCTGCATTCCCCCCGGGGTGCCCCATGGCGCCATCAACCGGGGCAGGATCCCGGCCCTGCTCGTCAATGCCGTGCTCCGCCACGGACCCAGTGACCCCAGGGATTACGAGCCCCATCCGGTGCCGCCCAGGTTCCTCAGCCAGTGGCGCCGGCTGGCGGTCGCGTGA
- a CDS encoding thiol-disulfide oxidoreductase DCC family protein, with product MAELTLLFDGGCPLCLREVKILRRRDAERGRLAFVDVDDPAYDPAQYGGITYADAMGRMHALRADGEVIRDVEVFRQAYGLVGLGWLYAPTRWPLLRPLVDAVYGLWAHWRLAITGRPSMEVLCRGRCNLSKTATLKKLEV from the coding sequence ATGGCCGAACTCACCCTGCTGTTCGATGGCGGCTGCCCCCTGTGCCTGCGGGAAGTCAAGATCCTGCGCCGTCGCGATGCCGAGCGGGGCCGCCTGGCCTTCGTGGACGTGGACGACCCCGCCTACGACCCGGCCCAATACGGCGGCATCACCTACGCCGACGCCATGGGCCGCATGCACGCCCTGCGCGCCGACGGTGAAGTGATCAGAGATGTGGAGGTCTTCCGCCAGGCCTATGGGCTGGTGGGGCTCGGCTGGCTGTACGCCCCCACCCGCTGGCCCCTGCTGCGGCCTCTGGTGGACGCGGTTTACGGACTCTGGGCCCACTGGCGGCTGGCCATCACCGGCCGGCCGTCGATGGAGGTGCTCTGCCGGGGCCGTTGCAATCTCTCCAAAACAGCCACCCTTAAGAAGCTGGAGGTCTGA
- a CDS encoding isoprenylcysteine carboxylmethyltransferase family protein → MPNALAARLTAWGFSWGGLRDNRRGEWWLIAQMALIVAHLLPATPPPASLGLAWPLPLRLGGLALFTLGLVLAGQGALNLGASLSPLPEPMPEAVLVTTGAYARCRHPLYQSVILCSLGVTVALGSLLHLGLLLGLVVVLGCKARREEARLSVIHPAYDAYRRITPAILPGLPWLDWRSP, encoded by the coding sequence ATGCCGAATGCCCTGGCTGCAAGGCTCACCGCCTGGGGGTTCTCCTGGGGGGGGCTGCGCGACAACCGCCGCGGCGAGTGGTGGCTGATCGCCCAGATGGCCCTGATCGTGGCCCACCTGCTGCCGGCCACCCCCCCTCCCGCCTCCCTGGGTCTGGCCTGGCCGCTTCCGCTGCGCCTCGGGGGGCTGGCCCTGTTCACCCTGGGGCTGGTGCTGGCTGGCCAGGGAGCCCTGAACCTGGGCGCCAGCCTCAGCCCCCTGCCCGAACCGATGCCCGAGGCCGTTCTGGTGACCACCGGCGCCTACGCCCGCTGCCGCCATCCGCTGTACCAGTCGGTCATCCTCTGCTCCCTGGGGGTCACCGTGGCCCTGGGGAGCCTGCTCCATCTCGGGCTGCTGCTGGGGCTGGTCGTCGTGCTGGGGTGCAAGGCGCGTCGCGAGGAGGCTCGCCTCAGCGTCATCCATCCCGCGTACGACGCCTACCGCCGCATCACCCCCGCGATCCTGCCGGGCCTGCCGTGGCTGGACTGGCGATCGCCCTGA
- a CDS encoding cation-transporting P-type ATPase gives MIPPEATAWQALSGAECLRRLGGGEAGLSQADAADRLASVGPNRLALPPGPGRWRILLDQFSNVMLVLLLAVAAVSAALAVLDHSFPKDAIAILLIVALTALLGYLQESQALLALRSLLNLAQPLARVRRDGHWQRLPSDQLVPGDLIRLESGDRVPADARLLEGSELGLQEAALTGEADLVSKRPEPPLAAETPLLERSNCLFLGSEVGRGRGLAVVTATGMATVLGGIATLIQTARPEPTPLQERLADLSGQLVAWALVLVAAVVLGGWLLGGSPLALLELALSTAVAIVPEGLPAVITVSLAIGTRRMVQRAALIRHLPAVEALGAITVICTDKTGTLTQNRQVVVELRCGTQALNLTPSGFRIRELAPPEMTRAGIAQGPLDLLLQAGVLCNDAEPGQRGWTGDPTEVALMEAAATGGLEGSGLRAKHSRTAEIPFRAERQRMAVWVSDPDGSLAAPLGPASFVSAKPEGSQLLIVKGAPEVILHDCDRWLDGAGARCLTPAQQDWWLAAARELASAGLRVLAFACSPHHPGPDVGLRGLVLVGLMAQRDPPRPEVPGAVARCHGAGIRPVMVTGDHPLTARAISTAIGLADPGSPMVQGPELEGLDDAALEALVRRTSLFARVLPEQKLRIVRALQATGAVVAMTGDGVNDAPALRQAHVGVAMGISGSDVSREAADVVLLDDNFASIVNAVEEGRQVYANIRRFVRFILGCNLGELITIGSAPLLGLALTPLQILWINLVTDGLPALALALGPPAEDLMRQPPIEPGESIFARGLGSAILRIGLVFGALVVALMVAAARLGRPWQTMAFTTLCLAQLGHALSAGSDRALWRTAPAANPWLLGAVLASAALQLMLLYVAPLARFIGVTPLTAIELAACGSVSLVFVAYLELEKWWSR, from the coding sequence ATGATTCCTCCTGAGGCCACGGCCTGGCAGGCCCTTTCGGGGGCCGAATGCCTGCGTCGGCTCGGGGGGGGCGAGGCGGGCCTGAGCCAGGCCGACGCCGCCGACCGCCTGGCCAGCGTCGGACCCAATCGACTTGCCCTGCCGCCGGGTCCAGGCCGCTGGCGCATCCTGCTGGATCAGTTCAGCAACGTGATGCTGGTGCTGCTGCTGGCGGTGGCGGCCGTGTCCGCCGCCCTGGCGGTGCTGGATCACTCTTTCCCCAAGGACGCGATCGCCATCCTGCTGATCGTGGCCCTGACCGCACTTCTGGGCTACCTGCAGGAAAGTCAGGCGTTGCTGGCCCTGCGCAGCCTGCTGAACCTGGCCCAGCCCCTGGCCCGCGTGCGCCGGGACGGCCACTGGCAGCGCCTCCCCAGTGACCAGCTGGTGCCGGGGGACCTGATCCGCCTGGAAAGCGGCGATCGGGTGCCCGCCGATGCCCGGCTGCTGGAGGGCAGCGAACTGGGGCTGCAGGAGGCAGCCCTCACCGGCGAGGCCGATCTGGTGAGCAAGCGCCCCGAACCGCCGCTGGCGGCCGAAACACCCTTGCTGGAGCGGAGCAACTGTCTGTTCTTGGGCAGCGAGGTGGGGCGGGGACGGGGGCTGGCCGTGGTGACTGCCACAGGGATGGCCACCGTGCTGGGGGGCATCGCCACCCTGATCCAGACAGCCCGCCCTGAGCCGACACCCCTGCAGGAGCGACTGGCGGACCTCTCTGGCCAGCTGGTGGCCTGGGCCCTGGTGCTGGTGGCAGCGGTGGTGCTGGGGGGCTGGCTACTGGGCGGTTCTCCCCTGGCCTTGCTGGAGCTGGCCCTCTCCACCGCTGTGGCGATCGTGCCGGAGGGGCTGCCGGCCGTAATCACGGTGAGCCTGGCGATCGGCACCCGGCGGATGGTGCAACGGGCCGCCCTGATCCGCCATCTGCCGGCGGTGGAGGCCCTGGGCGCCATTACCGTCATCTGCACAGACAAGACCGGCACCCTCACCCAGAACCGCCAGGTGGTGGTGGAGCTCCGCTGCGGCACCCAGGCCCTGAATCTCACCCCGAGCGGCTTCAGGATCCGGGAGCTGGCGCCTCCAGAAATGACCAGGGCCGGCATCGCCCAGGGTCCTTTGGACCTGCTTCTGCAGGCCGGCGTGCTCTGCAACGATGCCGAACCAGGGCAGCGGGGATGGACAGGAGATCCCACCGAGGTTGCCCTGATGGAGGCCGCCGCCACGGGGGGCCTGGAGGGATCCGGCCTACGTGCGAAGCACAGCCGCACGGCGGAGATCCCCTTCCGCGCCGAGCGCCAGAGGATGGCGGTCTGGGTGAGCGACCCCGACGGCAGCCTGGCGGCGCCCCTGGGTCCAGCGTCCTTCGTCTCCGCCAAGCCGGAGGGGTCCCAGCTGCTGATCGTCAAGGGCGCTCCGGAGGTGATCCTGCACGACTGCGATCGCTGGCTGGATGGGGCCGGGGCGCGGTGCCTCACGCCGGCCCAGCAGGACTGGTGGCTGGCGGCAGCGCGCGAGCTGGCTTCGGCTGGCCTGCGGGTGCTGGCCTTCGCCTGCAGCCCGCACCATCCAGGGCCAGACGTCGGACTGAGGGGTCTGGTGCTGGTCGGCCTGATGGCGCAGCGCGATCCGCCCCGGCCGGAGGTGCCCGGTGCCGTAGCCCGCTGCCATGGGGCCGGCATCCGGCCGGTGATGGTCACCGGCGACCATCCCCTCACGGCGCGCGCCATCAGCACGGCCATCGGCCTGGCGGACCCCGGCAGCCCGATGGTTCAGGGTCCTGAGCTGGAGGGCCTCGACGACGCGGCGCTCGAAGCGCTGGTGCGGCGGACCAGCCTCTTTGCCAGGGTGCTGCCGGAGCAGAAGCTCCGCATCGTGCGGGCGCTCCAGGCCACGGGCGCGGTGGTGGCCATGACCGGCGACGGGGTCAACGACGCCCCGGCCCTGCGCCAGGCCCACGTCGGTGTGGCGATGGGCATCAGCGGCTCGGACGTGAGCCGGGAGGCGGCAGATGTGGTGCTGCTCGATGACAACTTCGCCTCGATCGTCAACGCCGTGGAGGAGGGCCGTCAGGTGTACGCCAACATCCGCCGCTTCGTGCGCTTCATCCTCGGCTGCAACCTGGGCGAACTGATCACCATCGGCTCGGCACCGCTGCTGGGTCTGGCCCTCACCCCCCTGCAGATCCTCTGGATCAACCTGGTGACCGACGGACTGCCGGCGCTGGCCCTCGCCCTGGGCCCGCCCGCCGAGGATCTGATGCGCCAGCCGCCGATCGAGCCCGGCGAATCGATCTTCGCCCGGGGTCTGGGCAGCGCCATCCTGCGCATCGGGCTGGTCTTCGGTGCCCTGGTGGTGGCGCTGATGGTGGCGGCCGCCCGGCTGGGACGGCCCTGGCAGACGATGGCCTTCACCACCCTTTGTCTGGCCCAGCTGGGCCATGCCCTCTCCGCCGGCAGCGATCGGGCCCTGTGGCGCACCGCTCCAGCGGCGAACCCGTGGCTGCTGGGGGCGGTGCTGGCCAGCGCCGCCCTGCAGCTGATGCTCCTCTATGTGGCGCCGCTGGCCCGCTTCATCGGCGTCACCCCACTGACGGCCATCGAGCTGGCGGCGTGCGGAAGCGTCAGCCTGGTATTCGTCGCCTACCTGGAGCTGGAGAAGTGGTGGAGCCGCTAA
- a CDS encoding alpha/beta hydrolase encodes MPLRFGIAPIQTSAQRLAGHIEAAFGAREPIDILGFSMGGVIARTWIQQMGGHARTRRFLSLGSPQQGTLTAQPWPRRPLAGIADLKLGSALLRQLNADLSPLRDIDCCSYGTACDLMVVPGWHGVLPIGPRRMLPVWSHQQLLRHPAALDPLVADLLRP; translated from the coding sequence TTGCCGCTGCGCTTCGGCATCGCGCCGATCCAGACGTCGGCCCAGCGGCTCGCCGGCCACATCGAGGCGGCGTTCGGGGCGCGTGAACCCATCGACATCCTGGGTTTTTCCATGGGTGGCGTCATCGCCCGCACCTGGATTCAGCAGATGGGGGGCCACGCCCGCACCCGCCGCTTCCTCAGCCTTGGCAGCCCCCAGCAGGGCACCCTGACGGCCCAGCCCTGGCCCCGCCGGCCCCTGGCCGGCATTGCCGATCTCAAGCTGGGCAGCGCCCTGCTGCGCCAGCTCAACGCCGATCTCTCCCCCCTACGGGACATCGACTGCTGCAGCTATGGCACCGCTTGCGATCTGATGGTGGTGCCGGGCTGGCATGGGGTGCTGCCGATCGGGCCGCGGCGGATGCTGCCGGTCTGGAGCCACCAGCAGTTGCTGCGCCACCCGGCAGCTCTCGATCCCCTGGTGGCGGATCTGCTGCGCCCCTGA